AGCGCCAGTTTGAGGCGTTCCATCCTTATTCGCATCACCATCGAGTGTGTTGTTTCCCTAGTAGTTTCCTTCTATCGCCGGACGTGCCGTATTATTATcgtctttcatcttcccacgTGATTTCGCTTGATTTCTGCTTATCGATCCAAACGAGCGCCCCATCATTATTGTTGCCGCtggaggagcagaagaagagggaggagaacAAATATCTAGACTGTAGCAAGTGAAAGGGCTTGAGCTGTCGGTGGTATGTGTTGTTGACTGGCAAATAATGATGCGCTCGGGGAGGCTCCAGCGGCGTGGTCGTGGCCTGAGCGGGTCTGGGTATTAGCCTCCTTTCGCTGCCTTTCCCTCCGTCATTTCACCCCTTTCTGTGAATCTTTTTAGTCTTGCGAGAGTGGGGGAATAAGCTAGATTCTTCCATCAATGATTACGATGGGAAAGACGATAAAGTGGGTTGACAAACCCACCTGCCATTCTGTCGGGGCAGGCGGATATTAAATACCGCGTTTTCCGTCATTAATTATGTATGGCCGGCTCTTCGCACCACGTACCGGAGGTCATTTGCACCCGCAACCCCGTACCAGTCCCCTCAGATCTTATCATATCATCAGTCTTTCTGTAATCCCTGGCCTGTTATTTTCAGCTTAATATACTTATCCGGCCCTGAAAATGAGCTGCAATCACGGGACATAAAATCACAGCCCAAACCCCGAGgtcgaaaaaaaaagaactGAATTTACCCATTTTCGATTTAATCGTCGTAATTCCCGGCGCCGAATAGGGACAACCCTTGATCTCCCCCACTTTACCCACTCTGAGACATAACCGGAACGGGAGGTCGAAATACGTATCGATGGCTCACGAAGGCGAAAAGTGGGGGAGGACTCAACGGTTTATCATAGAGTGGGAGTGATGGCAGATGGGCATCATCCCATGCTCATTCATCCTCTGTCTCACAGAACTTGATTGTTCATCTATAATAACCTAGGCGTTTCAAGGATATTATACCGCTCCAAGCTTCTCTGCTCGCAACGGCGGTCTGTATCGATTCTTACTCCACTGCCGCCTATATATCACGCCTACCCCCCATCAACAATACGATCGTATTACAAATCTTGCAAGCCCGAAGCCAGAAGTCTTTCAACGTTCGTCACCTCTCGAGCGATTGTCACCTTTTACATTATCTTTGTCGCTTCACCCGTCGCCTGCCCGCCGATCATTCCGAACACTGAAGGGTGGTTTTGGTGGCGCCTGTCTTTTCTTTAGGCCAACTTTTTGCAGAAAAGAGTAGACAACTAGCTTTTTTTCGATAGCTTCGAACCCCCCACTCTCTCGGTATCTTGCCAGTATAAAACGTGGGCGATCCCGGCAACTTTGACGGCAACCACATATATTCCTACATAATACCAACAACAGGCGCTCAACAGCAACACGATGTCTCTTGTCCAATCCAGCTCCGATATTCTTTTTATATCACCCACAGTCATCTCTGGGGAAGAGTATGTACAACCATTTATCGCCGATGTCCTCATCTCCGGAGGCCGTATCGCCCGTATTGCCCAACCTGGTACTCTCTCCGACCAACTCGGTGCTGAGGTCCGTAAGGTAGAAGCCACGGGGTATGTTCTATGTCCTGGCTTCATCGATCTTCACGCACACTCGGACTTGTACCTCCTTACTCATCCGGACCATGAAGCCAAGATCTCTCAAGGCTGTACTGTaagccatcatcatttctCAGTCACTACTCACCTTTCCATGCCGTGTCTCAAAGGCTGAGTTGACGCTATCATGTAGACGGAAGTAGTTGGCCAAGATGGTATTTCCTACGCTCCAGTGCAGACAAAAGCCCAAATGAAAGCTATTCGTGAGCAAATCACTGGTTGGAACGGCAATCCGAATGAGGAAGACCATCCAGGTGTTGGGCTGTTTGAATGGAACACTGTGGGAGAGTATTTGGATTGCCTTGAGAGGAACAAGACGGCAACCAATGTCGCTATGCTCGTGCCTCAAGTGAGTGCTTCGAGCCTAGCAGGATGTAAAAGCTGATGATTGATTAGGGCAATCTGAGACTGCTGGCTTGTGGACCTTGGGATGAGGTAGCTACAGCAGACGAGATCACAGTTCAAGAGAAGCTATTGCGACAGGCTATGCTTGAAGGCGCAGTTGGCATGTCAAGGTAACATACTTCCCCCGCCCATACTTCCGTTGCTGATAAATTCATAGCGGTTTAACGTATACTCCTGGGATGTACGCTTCAACGTCGGAGCTAGCACGCCTCTGTCGAGTACTTGGCGAAGAATTCCCCGGGGCTTTCTATGCTCCTCATCACCGAAGCTATGGGTTCAAAGCGCTTGAGAGCTACGCTGAGATGCTCGGTCTTGGTCGAGATACTGGTTGTCCCATACGTAAGTACAATGGAACAGTGATCGACCCATATCTGAAATTTACTAGATCTCACTCACGCTACTCTCAACTTTTCTGAGAACAAGGGTAAAGCCCCCTTGCTCATCTCTATGATTGACGCTGCTCGCTCTGATGGGTGTGATATCTCCCTCGACACCTACCCTTATCTCCCAGGCTGTACAACGCTTGCTGCATTGTTACCTAGCTGGGCAAGTTCGGGAGGACCGGCGGAGACATTGAAAAGGCTGCGGGATGAAATTTCAAGAGAGAAGATCAGGAGAGCAGTGGAGGACACTGGGTGCGATGGCGGACATGGCATACCGACCAACTGGGATGAAATTCAGGTGAGTCAATCCAAGGATCAAGTGAACCTTGTATTAACGCGGCTTTCGCAGATCGGCTCAACCACTCATCCTGACCTTGCATCATACTCTGGACGCCGCGTCTCTGAAGTTGCACGTTCACTGAAAGTGCCATCCATCAAGGTTTTCTTTGATGTCCTGATCAAAGACAAGCTCGCTACAAGTTGTATCATGCATATCGGCAACGAGGAAAATGTGAGAGAAATCATGTGCCATGAGACGCATTGCTCTGGTAGTGATGCTATTCTGCATGGGAAAACGTTACATCCTAGGGTAAATGACAACCATTCATTGGCACTAAGACTCCGCTAACGCTGCCGATAGGCATACGGAACGTTCCCCCGCTTCTTGGGACATTACGCTCGTGACCTAGGTATCATGCCCCTCCCAGCCATGGTCGCCCATCTTACCTCTCGTCCCGCTAAGCGACTAGGCGTTTATCCCTCCCGAGGCCTCATCGCCGAAGGTTCAGTAGCCGATATCGTGGTTTTTGATCCTGAAGCCATTAGGGATAAGGCCACGTATGAGAAGCCGAAGCAGAAGGCTGAGGGAATTAGATTCGTGCTCGTGAATGGAGAGGTTGCGGTAGATGAGACACGCTTGACGGGGATGAGAGGAGGTAAGGTGCTCAGGCGAAGGGAAGGTGGGAAAGTGTGGTAGAGATCTTCTTGGGCACTGCCCTTGAGAGTTATCTTACACCGATATAAGATATACTGTTGTTTCTTGGCTTGTTTTGCGAATAAAACATTTTGAGAAAACTAAAATAGGTTGTAATTATGCATAAGTATCGTTGAAAACGTATACACAGTATATGCTATGATTGTGGAGGAGCCGACAAAGCTGACCAAGCCTCATTAAAGTAGACAATACGTGCAATAGACAATAATATGAGATCAGAAATAGGCTCGCTTCTTGCTTTTCGTCGGGCAGCTCTTCTGATTGCTTCCGCCAGCGTTAATAGAGGACCGCAGGTACCATTTCCTTACCACTCACTGCATTTGATCGGCAAATCATTTATTCCCATCCAATTGCTCTCCCCACCCTTTCCCCCACCTTCTATTGTTCTCAAGAATGAAACTGTTCTTTCCGTACGACTCCGGCGCCCGGGCCCTCTACCAAATGATACCTCCGCCACCCCCACTTTCCCCCACTCTGAGCCGTATACAAGGCGTACCTCCACTTTGATAAACCTCCACCATCCATCGGATAAGTCGGCACGCGAATTCGCCGAGACCTGCATTCTGACCCGCTTCACGATTCGTTCGTGCACGGCAGGAAGGGAATCGTCTATCAGATGGGGTCTGCGTTTTCCGTGTAAAAGCATCCAGCCTTGACCTTCTTATACAGCCATCTATCCCTCGAAGCATCTACAAACGACATCCATGTCAACATTCactcccctttccctctaCTCCCTCCCCTCCAAGTCAGCCCTCGTGGACGAGTTTGTGGGACAACCGCTCTCAGCTCTTCGTACACCTGCGCTCATAGTTGACCGTAAGAAATTCAAGGACAACTGTGAAAGAGTTGCTAGCAATGCcaaagagagaggaatgaAATTTAGGGCACATGTGAAGAGTAAGTTTCCATCGATGTTTTTGTGGAGATGATGCTGATAAAGTATATAGCGCACAAGACTACAGAGGGGACGAGGATGCAGGTAGAAGCTGCAGGAGGGGTCAAGGCCACCATTGCATCCACAATGGTAGAAGTTTGGCAGATTGTTGAAGCGGGTCTTGTGAATGAGGGTCTGGTAAACGACGTATATCTACCCAGCTTGTAATGATAttggaggtccagctgaCGGCCTCGGTGCAGATTTTGTACTCCATGCCTATAAGTGCCGACAAGCTGGAAGATATCAACTCTGTCCAAGAGATAGTGGGAGCTCAGGCCACTATCCGCTTAATGGTAGACCATGCAGAACAGA
This Cryptococcus neoformans var. neoformans JEC21 chromosome 9 sequence DNA region includes the following protein-coding sequences:
- a CDS encoding D-aminoacylase, putative, giving the protein MSLVQSSSDILFISPTVISGEEYVQPFIADVLISGGRIARIAQPGTLSDQLGAEVRKVEATGYVLCPGFIDLHAHSDLYLLTHPDHEAKISQGCTTEVVGQDGISYAPVQTKAQMKAIREQITGWNGNPNEEDHPGVGLFEWNTVGEYLDCLERNKTATNVAMLVPQGNLRLLACGPWDEVATADEITVQEKLLRQAMLEGAVGMSSGLTYTPGMYASTSELARLCRVLGEEFPGAFYAPHHRSYGFKALESYAEMLGLGRDTGCPIHLTHATLNFSENKGKAPLLISMIDAARSDGCDISLDTYPYLPGCTTLAALLPSWASSGGPAETLKRLRDEISREKIRRAVEDTGCDGGHGIPTNWDEIQIGSTTHPDLASYSGRRVSEVARSLKVPSIKVFFDVLIKDKLATSCIMHIGNEENVREIMCHETHCSGSDAILHGKTLHPRAYGTFPRFLGHYARDLGIMPLPAMVAHLTSRPAKRLGVYPSRGLIAEGSVADIVVFDPEAIRDKATYEKPKQKAEGIRFVLVNGEVAVDETRLTGMRGGKVLRRREGGKVW